One region of Streptococcus parasanguinis genomic DNA includes:
- a CDS encoding YesL family protein gives MGKIIEFIFTRVYVAMLVTGIFWVLTICGGILLGVGPASATIMSLYAENGMTYKDYHWSRAWELFKENLVPANQVFYTFFAIEGILLYGMYLMIQIPHLNFFQILVLLFNLVFLLVAPLAYAVYLKLQVHFALSYANSIKLSLIGMLLDIRPVLKLILGTALLGVISYYMPALLFFVLIGVWHFFVNDIFDPVYQNIHEKLVS, from the coding sequence ATGGGGAAAATCATCGAGTTCATTTTTACGAGAGTCTATGTTGCCATGCTGGTAACAGGGATTTTTTGGGTCTTGACGATCTGTGGGGGCATCCTTCTAGGAGTAGGACCAGCCAGTGCCACTATCATGAGCCTCTATGCGGAAAATGGCATGACCTACAAGGACTATCATTGGTCACGCGCTTGGGAACTCTTCAAAGAAAATCTGGTTCCGGCCAATCAAGTTTTTTACACCTTCTTTGCCATTGAAGGAATCCTCCTCTATGGCATGTACCTCATGATCCAGATTCCTCACTTAAATTTCTTCCAAATTTTGGTTCTTCTGTTTAATCTAGTTTTCCTCTTGGTTGCGCCTCTAGCTTACGCTGTTTATTTGAAATTGCAAGTGCATTTTGCTCTCTCTTATGCCAACAGTATCAAGCTCAGTTTGATCGGAATGTTGCTGGACATTCGTCCAGTTCTTAAGCTCATCCTTGGAACAGCACTACTTGGTGTCATTAGCTATTATATGCCAGCCCTTCTCTTTTTTGTCTTGATCGGCGTCTGGCATTTCTTTGTCAATGATATCTTTGACCCTGTTTATCAAAATATCCACGAAAAATTGGTATCCTAA
- a CDS encoding NAD(P)H-dependent oxidoreductase produces the protein MNVLIIYSHPNETSYNASILQTVQKHLAPEHRVKIVDLYKENFDPVLRFDERHKRRDLQHNEDMKPYRDLLSWADQLIFIFPTWWSGMPAILKGFIDRVFVAGFAYQNGPRGPVGQLDGKAWIITTHNTPKIFLPFSQDYAKVLKSQILKPCGIKPVKMTQVTRVEYMSDRQRKEELEKIVQIAKRI, from the coding sequence ATGAATGTTTTAATAATCTATTCACATCCGAATGAAACAAGTTATAATGCATCAATCCTTCAAACTGTGCAAAAGCATTTAGCACCAGAGCATAGAGTTAAAATAGTAGACTTATATAAAGAAAACTTTGATCCGGTTTTACGTTTTGATGAAAGGCATAAAAGGAGAGATTTACAGCATAATGAAGATATGAAACCATATAGAGATTTATTGAGTTGGGCGGATCAGTTGATTTTTATTTTCCCTACTTGGTGGAGTGGAATGCCAGCTATTTTAAAAGGTTTTATTGATCGTGTTTTTGTTGCAGGTTTTGCTTATCAGAATGGACCTCGAGGTCCGGTGGGGCAACTAGATGGAAAAGCGTGGATCATTACGACGCATAATACGCCAAAAATTTTTCTTCCTTTTTCTCAAGACTACGCAAAGGTTCTAAAATCTCAAATCTTGAAACCCTGTGGTATTAAACCGGTTAAAATGACACAAGTTACACGAGTGGAGTATATGAGTGATCGTCAACGGAAAGAAGAACTCGAAAAAATCGTACAGATAGCCAAAAGGATATAA
- a CDS encoding sensor histidine kinase: MKKIWLSTLLKFYAYVMVVILTIMGLVVAGISWKNQQAEADRIAQRVLTEVVTDLETSYQRVTQEGRSLVENPAKLEGVYRYFTLSPSEYETWRLNAQFPSYIQLSLHKNIDSLYLSNKNIEGIDVTLSDYKTVFVSTRQSKGGKQVSADHYKAPATAIPVPLTDPTTGAGVGIAYITLDQEILTAAIDNARGDLPVAVRIFTPFGKEMYHEGDKEQAKDVKWQTRSTIYGYKVDVVVSESYLVKKGLANLTTFLSIAFLIFLILYLLLRQIFKNYRRQVLDLVDTMNQISQGDSERRIDTSTKDQELLVIGNMINTMLDNMDKNIRDIYQLQLSQKDANMRALQAQINPHFMYNTLEFIRMYAVMQEQDELGDIIYEFSSLLRNNISDERVTTVENELEFCRKYSYLCMVRYPKSIAYGFKIDPGLEKMKIPKFTIQPLVENYFAHGVDHKRKDNVISVKVLQGEGQVMILVTDNGRGMEEEQLESIQEILANRNPRSEIEEKSGRQSIGIINVHERMLLYFGDRYHIQVFSQPHHGVTYTITIQDE; this comes from the coding sequence ATGAAAAAAATCTGGTTAAGTACGCTTTTAAAATTCTACGCCTATGTCATGGTGGTCATTTTGACCATTATGGGTCTCGTCGTAGCGGGGATCTCTTGGAAAAACCAGCAAGCTGAAGCCGATCGGATCGCCCAACGGGTCTTGACTGAAGTCGTGACGGATCTCGAGACCTCTTATCAGCGGGTCACACAAGAAGGGCGTAGTCTCGTTGAAAACCCTGCAAAATTAGAAGGGGTTTATCGCTATTTTACCTTGTCACCATCGGAGTATGAGACTTGGCGATTGAATGCCCAGTTTCCTTCTTATATCCAATTGTCCCTACATAAGAATATTGACAGTCTCTATTTGAGCAATAAAAACATCGAGGGTATCGATGTCACCTTGTCGGATTACAAGACAGTATTTGTCTCTACCCGGCAATCGAAGGGGGGTAAGCAAGTTTCCGCGGACCATTACAAGGCTCCTGCGACAGCCATTCCGGTTCCTTTGACAGATCCGACTACGGGTGCTGGAGTTGGGATTGCTTATATTACTCTGGACCAGGAAATTTTGACGGCAGCGATTGACAATGCTAGAGGAGATCTACCGGTTGCTGTGCGGATCTTCACGCCCTTTGGGAAAGAAATGTACCATGAAGGGGATAAGGAGCAAGCAAAAGATGTTAAATGGCAAACCCGTAGCACGATCTATGGCTACAAGGTGGATGTAGTCGTTTCTGAAAGTTATTTGGTCAAGAAGGGTCTAGCTAACCTGACCACTTTTCTCTCCATTGCTTTCCTGATTTTCTTGATCCTGTACTTGTTATTACGGCAGATTTTCAAAAATTACCGGCGTCAAGTCCTCGATTTGGTCGATACCATGAATCAGATCAGTCAAGGCGATAGTGAACGTCGGATTGATACTTCGACGAAGGACCAAGAACTTTTGGTCATTGGTAATATGATCAATACCATGTTAGACAATATGGACAAGAACATTCGGGATATCTACCAGTTGCAGCTCAGCCAAAAAGATGCCAATATGCGGGCCCTACAAGCCCAGATCAATCCCCATTTCATGTACAATACACTGGAATTTATCCGGATGTATGCCGTCATGCAAGAGCAGGATGAATTGGGTGATATTATCTATGAGTTTAGTAGTCTCTTGCGCAATAATATCTCAGATGAGCGAGTGACGACGGTTGAAAATGAGCTCGAATTTTGTCGCAAATACAGCTACCTCTGCATGGTACGTTATCCCAAATCGATCGCCTATGGCTTTAAGATCGATCCAGGTTTGGAAAAAATGAAGATTCCAAAATTCACCATCCAGCCTTTGGTCGAGAACTATTTTGCACATGGAGTGGATCACAAACGCAAGGACAATGTGATTAGTGTCAAAGTCTTGCAAGGAGAAGGGCAAGTCATGATTCTAGTTACTGATAATGGGCGCGGGATGGAAGAAGAACAGCTAGAAAGCATTCAAGAGATACTAGCCAATCGCAATCCACGCTCAGAAATCGAAGAAAAGAGTGGGCGGCAGTCCATCGGAATTATCAATGTTCATGAACGCATGCTACTCTATTTTGGAGATCGCTACCATATCCAAGTCTTCTCCCAACCTCACCATGGAGTGACCTATACGATAACCATTCAAGATGAATAA
- a CDS encoding DUF3021 domain-containing protein — translation MKRVIAYFVSGMRTGSFFYLCLVLLSHVYPNIVYPAVNVRNILAIFLMSGTMGILTFILEEEEFLTYSLRVALHLVVTAAILALTYLFFGWGTALRSPIPWLIFLAIYGLIWLYQIWQLHKKTQRINQALLHRRKGK, via the coding sequence ATGAAACGAGTTATAGCTTATTTTGTATCTGGTATGAGGACAGGATCCTTCTTTTATTTGTGTTTGGTGTTATTATCCCATGTCTATCCCAACATCGTCTATCCCGCTGTAAATGTCCGCAACATCCTAGCGATATTTTTGATGAGTGGGACAATGGGCATCTTGACCTTCATTCTTGAGGAAGAAGAGTTTTTGACCTATAGTTTGCGTGTGGCTTTGCATTTAGTTGTGACAGCTGCCATCTTAGCATTAACCTACTTGTTTTTTGGCTGGGGGACAGCCTTACGGAGCCCGATTCCTTGGTTGATCTTTCTAGCCATTTACGGCCTGATCTGGCTGTACCAGATTTGGCAACTCCATAAAAAAACTCAACGAATCAACCAAGCTTTGTTGCATCGCAGAAAAGGGAAATAG
- a CDS encoding TetR/AcrR family transcriptional regulator yields the protein MKRNTEELKEKLISVGIEEIRTNGIDRMSMRTIAQKCGVTHGAPYKHFGSKDRYIQVVMEHLSMFFLKNMILGIDTSIDAITQLTLMGCNFVRFAQEETYLFEALFIKFPYNYMELFQETISVNSSLPGFEHFKSVALRLKDEENLSSGDAEILIHFWSFIAGLALLVRSPVGESFKENDVQKTVRTMLDIYIKGDS from the coding sequence ATGAAACGGAATACGGAAGAACTGAAAGAAAAGTTAATTTCGGTCGGCATTGAAGAAATCAGAACTAACGGGATTGACCGGATGTCTATGCGTACAATAGCTCAAAAATGTGGGGTGACTCATGGAGCTCCCTATAAGCATTTTGGAAGTAAAGATAGATATATTCAAGTTGTTATGGAACACTTATCAATGTTCTTTTTGAAAAATATGATACTTGGAATTGATACTTCCATAGATGCAATAACTCAACTAACTCTGATGGGCTGTAACTTTGTAAGGTTTGCCCAAGAGGAAACCTATCTATTTGAAGCATTATTTATCAAATTTCCATATAACTATATGGAGTTGTTCCAGGAAACTATTTCAGTCAACTCCTCTTTACCAGGATTTGAACATTTTAAGTCGGTAGCGTTAAGACTTAAAGATGAGGAAAATCTTTCTAGTGGTGACGCAGAAATTTTGATCCATTTTTGGAGTTTTATTGCTGGTTTGGCTCTATTGGTAAGGAGTCCTGTTGGAGAAAGCTTTAAAGAAAATGATGTTCAAAAGACCGTCAGAACGATGCTTGATATTTATATAAAAGGAGATAGCTGA
- a CDS encoding LytTR family DNA-binding domain-containing protein, producing MKIRFEEKQDIPENDPCVVIQAKQLSDQAREVMEYLEQFSTVNQVVIPIKTDDHLIMVKIDDIILAEIDKNQLTIYTTDKTFTIRDTLINFQHRINRRNFLQISRHAVMNIDHLESLSDSFSGNMMAKLTRGVKSSVSRKYVKSLMDYLGV from the coding sequence ATGAAGATTCGTTTTGAGGAAAAACAAGATATCCCAGAAAACGACCCCTGTGTGGTCATTCAAGCCAAGCAATTATCTGATCAAGCACGAGAGGTGATGGAGTATCTCGAACAATTTTCGACAGTGAATCAAGTAGTGATCCCTATCAAAACAGATGATCATTTGATCATGGTGAAAATTGATGACATTATTCTAGCTGAGATTGATAAGAATCAGCTCACCATTTATACGACAGACAAAACGTTCACCATCAGAGATACTTTGATAAATTTTCAACATCGGATTAATCGTCGTAATTTTTTACAGATATCACGCCACGCTGTGATGAATATCGACCATTTAGAATCGCTATCGGATAGTTTTTCAGGCAATATGATGGCTAAACTGACACGTGGAGTAAAATCAAGTGTCAGTCGGAAATATGTCAAATCCTTGATGGATTATTTAGGGGTATAG
- a CDS encoding ABC transporter ATP-binding protein, whose translation MILQAKNISKRYGNHLAVDHIHLQFEKGTFNAILGPNGAGKSTTISMLIGLKQPTQGDIIYEPGTKIGVVFQTSVLDEMLTVRENLTIRARQYKGLKPNRVSDLIDRLGLSAFQKQKYGTLSGGQKRRVDIARALLHGPDLLFLDEPTTGLDIQTRKSIWDLLYQLQREEGMTVVLTTHYLDEADEADQIYIVDHGKVIAQGSALDIKSQYATNILKIRFKERQQIESLKSSGMSVEQQSQLEYVLQPESEREAIDYLVQVRDKLAHFEFRPGTMDDAFIALTGREVR comes from the coding sequence ATGATATTACAAGCTAAAAACATCAGTAAACGGTATGGAAATCATCTAGCGGTTGATCATATTCACCTACAGTTTGAAAAGGGAACGTTTAATGCGATTCTAGGACCAAATGGGGCGGGGAAATCAACGACGATTTCCATGTTGATTGGTTTGAAACAACCAACGCAAGGCGACATTATTTATGAACCCGGTACTAAAATTGGTGTGGTCTTCCAAACCAGTGTTTTAGATGAGATGCTGACGGTTAGGGAAAATCTGACCATTCGTGCCAGACAGTACAAAGGCCTAAAACCAAATCGTGTGTCTGATCTTATTGATCGACTAGGCCTGTCAGCTTTCCAAAAGCAGAAATATGGGACGCTTTCAGGCGGCCAAAAGCGTCGGGTTGACATTGCGCGTGCTCTACTGCACGGCCCAGATCTTCTGTTCTTAGATGAGCCAACGACAGGTTTAGACATTCAAACCCGGAAGTCTATTTGGGATTTGCTCTATCAATTGCAGAGAGAAGAGGGAATGACTGTTGTATTGACCACACATTATCTTGACGAAGCAGATGAAGCTGATCAAATTTATATTGTAGACCATGGGAAAGTGATTGCTCAAGGATCGGCACTAGATATTAAAAGCCAGTATGCTACTAATATCTTAAAGATTCGTTTCAAGGAGAGACAGCAGATAGAAAGTCTCAAATCTTCGGGAATGTCAGTAGAGCAACAAAGTCAATTGGAGTATGTTCTTCAACCCGAGAGTGAAAGGGAAGCCATTGATTACCTGGTACAAGTTAGAGATAAATTAGCCCATTTTGAGTTTCGTCCAGGGACTATGGATGATGCCTTTATTGCACTAACAGGAAGGGAGGTTCGCTAA
- a CDS encoding putative RNA methyltransferase encodes MNTPIKPKLQRFQTATAFACPICQLDLELVGTSFKCPKAHSFDLAKFGYVNLAPQNKQSKDYDKENFQNRQLILEAGFYEPILTAIGQKIPTCDGKILDIGCGEGYYSRKLQEAYPQATFYAFDLSKESVQLAAKSDASWKVNWFVGDLAHLPIQSKSMEVILDIFSPANYAEFERVLKTEGVIIKVVPTSSHLKEIRQLAQDQLTKQSYSNQEILEHFEDHCQFLSSETVSLTKSLTPEERQAFLAMTPLLFHVDQEKIDWSQLTEITIEAELLVGKIKIQRT; translated from the coding sequence ATGAATACACCGATCAAACCAAAATTACAACGATTTCAAACAGCCACTGCCTTTGCCTGTCCCATCTGTCAATTGGACCTAGAACTTGTGGGTACTAGTTTTAAATGTCCCAAGGCCCATTCCTTTGATTTGGCGAAATTTGGCTATGTTAACCTGGCTCCCCAGAACAAGCAATCAAAGGACTATGACAAAGAAAATTTCCAAAATCGCCAGCTGATCTTAGAAGCAGGGTTTTATGAGCCGATTCTAACAGCGATCGGACAAAAAATTCCGACTTGTGATGGCAAGATTCTAGATATCGGTTGCGGAGAAGGTTATTACTCCCGAAAACTACAAGAAGCTTATCCCCAAGCTACTTTCTATGCATTTGATCTTTCAAAGGAATCCGTACAACTAGCTGCCAAGAGTGATGCTAGCTGGAAGGTCAATTGGTTTGTAGGAGATTTGGCTCATTTACCCATTCAATCTAAGAGTATGGAGGTCATTTTGGACATCTTCTCCCCGGCTAATTACGCTGAATTTGAACGTGTCTTAAAGACAGAAGGGGTGATCATTAAGGTCGTCCCAACCTCTTCTCATCTAAAAGAAATTCGTCAGTTGGCCCAAGATCAATTGACCAAGCAATCTTACTCCAACCAGGAAATTTTGGAGCATTTTGAAGACCACTGCCAGTTCCTCTCATCCGAAACGGTCAGCCTTACCAAGAGTTTAACTCCTGAAGAACGCCAGGCGTTCCTCGCCATGACCCCCCTTCTATTTCACGTTGACCAAGAAAAAATCGACTGGAGCCAACTTACAGAAATCACCATCGAAGCTGAGCTGCTGGTTGGGAAAATCAAGATACAAAGGACTTAA
- a CDS encoding ABC transporter permease translates to MLALLKRNFLLYFRNRSGVFFSLLGALISFILYIIFLQKNLTDAWAQLPNSAPMLNNWLMSGTLAVTGITTSLAALTQLVKDREHQVDQDLYLSDQGKWRLAFSYLTSAIIISFSMQILMYVLMCGYFREVPTLSLLPEVLLIMLLSSLLSSLVNVIFVYFFQSVDSLGKFSTIVGTASGFLVGTYVPLGVLPNFAQLLMKCTPATYIAALYRQVLMKEALSETFKGQDKLLQEFQEKMGVQLKWQTLLTKEQTYLIVLGGILLALGIWISLAKRSSKRK, encoded by the coding sequence ATGCTAGCCTTACTAAAGCGAAATTTTTTATTGTATTTTAGGAATCGTTCAGGTGTTTTCTTCTCCTTGTTGGGAGCCTTGATTTCCTTTATTCTCTATATTATTTTTCTTCAAAAAAATCTAACAGATGCCTGGGCTCAGCTTCCCAATAGTGCTCCTATGTTAAATAATTGGTTAATGAGTGGGACGCTGGCTGTGACAGGGATTACGACAAGTCTGGCTGCCCTGACTCAGTTAGTAAAGGACCGTGAACATCAAGTAGATCAGGATCTTTATTTATCGGATCAAGGAAAGTGGCGGTTAGCATTTTCGTATCTAACGAGTGCAATCATCATTTCTTTTTCCATGCAGATCCTTATGTATGTGCTGATGTGTGGCTATTTTAGAGAAGTTCCAACCTTATCTCTATTACCTGAAGTGCTCCTCATTATGCTCCTTAGTAGCCTACTTTCTAGCTTAGTGAACGTCATTTTTGTTTATTTTTTCCAATCAGTAGACAGTCTTGGGAAGTTTTCGACCATAGTGGGTACAGCTTCTGGTTTTTTGGTAGGGACTTATGTTCCTTTGGGGGTTCTACCTAATTTTGCTCAACTACTAATGAAATGTACCCCAGCTACTTATATTGCTGCACTTTATCGACAAGTCCTCATGAAAGAAGCATTAAGTGAGACCTTTAAAGGTCAAGATAAGCTTCTTCAAGAGTTTCAAGAAAAAATGGGTGTTCAGCTCAAATGGCAAACTTTATTGACAAAGGAACAAACATACCTTATAGTGTTAGGAGGTATTCTTCTAGCTTTGGGGATTTGGATTTCCTTGGCAAAAAGATCGAGTAAAAGAAAGTAA
- a CDS encoding winged helix-turn-helix transcriptional regulator, translated as MLTNKNWNCSMSRVLDVVGGKWRMNILWVINKHKKVRFNQLRREVEGITTISLTRGLDVLIELQLIEKYDYESLPLHTGYELTEKGKSLMPILKDLNQWGKEWLH; from the coding sequence ATGTTAACAAATAAAAATTGGAACTGTAGTATGTCTCGAGTCTTAGATGTGGTTGGTGGGAAATGGAGGATGAATATATTATGGGTTATAAACAAGCATAAGAAAGTTCGTTTCAATCAATTGAGAAGAGAAGTTGAAGGGATTACAACTATCAGTTTGACACGTGGATTAGATGTTTTAATAGAGCTCCAATTGATTGAGAAATATGATTATGAGTCTCTGCCTCTTCATACAGGATATGAGCTGACAGAAAAAGGGAAATCACTGATGCCGATTTTAAAGGACTTGAATCAATGGGGAAAAGAATGGTTGCATTAA
- a CDS encoding YciI family protein: protein MFIVNLTYIKPLDEVEKFLEKHIDFLNQYYTEGHFIASGRKNPRTGGIILMRAKNKDAVQEIIAHDPFYQNKIAQYEIIEFETSKYCPELKTVLNNPVDKIR from the coding sequence ATGTTTATTGTAAATCTTACCTATATCAAGCCCCTTGATGAAGTTGAAAAATTCTTAGAAAAACACATAGATTTTTTAAATCAGTATTATACAGAAGGTCATTTTATCGCATCTGGAAGAAAAAATCCAAGGACCGGCGGTATCATTCTCATGAGAGCAAAAAATAAAGATGCTGTCCAAGAAATCATTGCACACGATCCATTCTATCAAAATAAGATTGCTCAATATGAGATCATTGAATTTGAGACAAGTAAATATTGTCCAGAATTGAAAACCGTCCTGAACAATCCAGTGGACAAAATTAGATAA
- a CDS encoding ABC transporter substrate-binding protein, producing the protein MKNWKKYALASASVIALGATLAACGNLTGNNKKSATTEDGKPIIKMYQIGDKPDNLDVLLKNANKIIEKKVGAKLDIQYLGWGDYAQKMNVIISSGENYDIAFANNYVINAQKGAYADLTELYKKEGKDLYKALDPAYIKGNTVNGKIYAVPVAANVASSQNFAFNGPLVEKYGIDISNVKDYASLEPVLKAIKEKDPNVVPFAMNKSYGGPSDDFDYVAVDGLPFVVDLKGDTTKIVDRYTIPRYVENLKTLHKYYEAGYIPKDVATSDTGYDLSQDTWLVREETVGPADYGNSLLSRVANRKIDIKPFTELYKKNNTTQVANFVISNNSKNKEKAMEVLNLLNTDPELLNGLVYGPEGKNWEKVPGKENRVKVLDGYNGNTHMSGWNTGNNWILYINENVTDEQIAQSKKDLETAKESPALGFIFNTDKVKSEITALTNTLNQFAGAINTGTVDPEVEVPKMLEKLKSEGAYQKVLDEMQKQYDEFLASKK; encoded by the coding sequence ATGAAAAATTGGAAAAAATACGCGTTAGCATCTGCTAGTGTCATCGCTCTTGGAGCTACTCTTGCTGCTTGTGGAAACCTTACAGGGAACAACAAGAAGTCAGCAACAACTGAAGACGGTAAACCAATCATCAAGATGTACCAAATCGGTGATAAACCAGATAACTTGGATGTTCTTCTTAAAAATGCCAACAAGATCATTGAAAAGAAAGTTGGCGCAAAATTGGATATCCAATATCTTGGTTGGGGTGACTACGCACAAAAAATGAACGTTATCATCTCATCTGGTGAAAACTATGATATTGCCTTTGCTAATAACTACGTTATCAACGCTCAAAAAGGTGCTTATGCTGACTTGACAGAATTGTACAAGAAAGAAGGAAAAGACCTTTACAAAGCACTTGACCCAGCTTACATCAAAGGGAACACTGTAAATGGCAAGATCTATGCTGTTCCAGTAGCAGCCAACGTTGCATCTTCTCAAAACTTTGCCTTCAACGGACCACTTGTTGAAAAATATGGTATCGACATCTCAAACGTCAAAGACTATGCTTCTCTTGAACCAGTCTTGAAAGCCATTAAAGAAAAAGATCCAAACGTTGTTCCATTTGCCATGAACAAGAGCTACGGTGGACCTTCAGATGACTTCGACTATGTAGCTGTTGATGGACTTCCATTCGTTGTTGACTTGAAAGGTGATACTACGAAGATCGTTGACCGTTACACAATCCCTCGTTATGTAGAAAACTTGAAGACTCTTCATAAATACTACGAAGCAGGATACATTCCAAAAGACGTAGCTACAAGCGATACTGGTTATGATCTTTCTCAAGATACATGGTTGGTTCGTGAAGAAACAGTAGGACCAGCTGACTACGGCAATAGCTTGCTTTCTCGTGTAGCAAACCGTAAGATCGACATCAAACCATTTACTGAACTTTACAAGAAGAACAATACCACTCAAGTAGCTAACTTTGTTATCTCAAACAACTCTAAGAACAAAGAAAAAGCTATGGAAGTGTTGAACCTCTTGAACACTGATCCAGAACTCTTGAACGGACTTGTTTATGGACCAGAAGGCAAGAACTGGGAAAAAGTACCAGGTAAAGAAAACCGTGTCAAAGTCTTGGATGGCTACAACGGAAACACTCACATGTCTGGATGGAACACTGGTAACAACTGGATTCTTTACATCAACGAAAACGTAACAGATGAACAAATTGCACAATCTAAGAAAGATTTGGAAACTGCAAAAGAATCTCCAGCACTTGGCTTCATCTTTAACACAGATAAAGTGAAATCAGAAATCACTGCTCTTACAAATACTTTGAACCAATTCGCAGGTGCGATCAATACTGGTACAGTGGATCCTGAAGTAGAAGTTCCTAAGATGCTTGAAAAATTGAAATCAGAAGGTGCTTACCAAAAAGTGCTTGACGAAATGCAAAAACAATACGACGAATTCCTTGCTTCTAAAAAATAA
- a CDS encoding response regulator transcription factor, whose translation MYKVLLVDDEYMITEGLKKLIPFDHWNMEVVATAEDADQALDYVREHPVDVVITDVNMPGKTGLQMIAEMKDLMPDAAFIIMSGYQDFEYVKTALNLRVADYLLKPVNKVEMGNILEKIQHQIQQPSQELANRLIHDDISEEEFCRYIAGRNSLWIGIAKEKKGFISSSYQVLGQNLQLFISDQEEEAMIEKAFEPPYKEHFHQFKDLVERSLFYGATPLNQDEEVFHYYEPAYRVIMQGNIQQILEELDWLEKMILEKTPKVSLTKQLFIQFLMDVFHLFEYLQGDDLADVVKKVQEAATFREMISFIQEELSRFLSHYRMNENVASVLQVISRDYQKELSLKDISQALFINPVYLGQLIKRETNATFAELLNKQRIKAAQQLLLSTNDSIEDICYKVGYSNVGYFYKVFRKLCGKSPKTYRLQVMTEHTEDE comes from the coding sequence ATGTACAAAGTCTTATTAGTAGACGATGAGTATATGATTACAGAAGGGTTAAAAAAATTAATCCCCTTTGACCACTGGAATATGGAAGTGGTCGCAACTGCTGAAGATGCAGACCAGGCCCTTGATTATGTGCGAGAACATCCGGTGGATGTGGTGATCACGGATGTCAATATGCCTGGAAAGACCGGACTTCAGATGATTGCTGAGATGAAGGATTTGATGCCAGATGCTGCTTTTATCATTATGTCAGGCTATCAGGATTTTGAATATGTCAAAACAGCCCTCAATTTGCGCGTGGCAGACTACCTGCTCAAACCGGTCAATAAGGTGGAGATGGGCAATATCCTAGAAAAAATCCAGCACCAAATCCAGCAACCAAGCCAAGAGTTGGCCAACCGCTTGATTCACGATGACATCTCTGAGGAAGAGTTTTGTCGGTATATCGCAGGCCGGAATTCACTGTGGATTGGGATTGCTAAGGAGAAAAAAGGTTTTATCAGCTCGTCTTACCAAGTTCTCGGGCAAAATCTTCAACTCTTTATCTCAGATCAAGAAGAAGAAGCCATGATTGAGAAGGCCTTTGAGCCACCTTATAAGGAGCACTTTCATCAATTTAAGGACCTAGTGGAGCGGAGTCTCTTTTATGGAGCGACCCCTCTCAATCAAGATGAAGAGGTCTTCCATTACTACGAGCCGGCCTACCGGGTGATCATGCAAGGAAATATCCAACAGATCTTAGAAGAACTGGACTGGTTGGAAAAAATGATCCTTGAGAAGACACCCAAGGTTTCGCTGACCAAGCAACTCTTTATCCAATTTTTGATGGATGTCTTTCATTTGTTTGAATACCTACAAGGAGATGATTTGGCCGATGTGGTCAAGAAAGTCCAAGAAGCTGCTACCTTTAGAGAGATGATTAGCTTTATCCAGGAAGAATTGTCCCGTTTCTTATCCCACTATCGGATGAACGAAAATGTAGCGAGTGTCCTCCAAGTGATTAGCCGTGATTACCAAAAAGAGCTGTCGCTCAAGGACATCAGTCAGGCTCTCTTTATCAATCCAGTCTATTTAGGCCAATTGATTAAACGAGAAACCAATGCAACGTTCGCAGAACTCCTCAACAAACAGCGGATTAAGGCTGCCCAGCAGCTCCTCTTATCGACCAATGATAGTATTGAAGATATCTGCTACAAGGTCGGTTACAGTAATGTTGGCTATTTCTACAAGGTTTTTCGCAAACTCTGTGGAAAATCGCCTAAAACTTATCGCTTACAAGTCATGACAGAGCATACAGAAGATGAGTAA